Proteins from a genomic interval of Amycolatopsis sp. cg13:
- a CDS encoding DUF2784 domain-containing protein translates to MDTTVAHVLADVTVAVHILALLFIGFGGFLAWRWPKVIFGHIFFAVWGVLVNVTPIPCPLTALEDFFRHQQGLGDLPGGFNAYYLYGTVIPRSLLPVVVVVALAVLVISYLGAYLRWRHRHDDSPAHGVSLG, encoded by the coding sequence GTGGACACGACGGTCGCGCACGTTCTCGCCGACGTAACCGTGGCGGTGCACATCCTGGCCCTGCTCTTCATCGGCTTCGGCGGATTCCTCGCCTGGCGATGGCCGAAAGTCATTTTCGGGCACATTTTCTTCGCGGTATGGGGCGTGCTCGTCAATGTCACCCCGATTCCGTGCCCGCTCACCGCGCTGGAGGATTTCTTCCGGCATCAGCAGGGTCTCGGCGACCTGCCCGGCGGATTCAACGCCTACTACCTGTACGGGACGGTCATCCCGCGCTCCCTGCTGCCGGTGGTGGTCGTAGTGGCGCTGGCGGTGCTGGTCATCTCGTACCTGGGTGCGTATCTGCGCTGGCGACACCGCCACGACGACAGTCCGGCGCACGGCGTCAGCCTCGGCTGA